The genome window TAGAACAATCGCTGGCGATATTAGACCCAGCACCTTATCAATTTCGGGTTCAACAAGCGCAAGCTGAACTTGCCAGCGCCAACGCCCAACATAAAAAAAGCAAAGAAAACTATCTACGGCAAAAGTCGGTGTTTGACAAAAACATCATTAATCAAAATGCCATGGACAGTGCCTTAGCAGAATATGAACAAGCACAAAGCTCGGTACAATTGTCAGCATCTAAACTGGCGCTGGCGCAACGAGATTTAGCCAATACCGTGCTGAAAGCGCCGTTTTCCGGAATGATCACCAGACGAGACTACCAATCATTTGAAGAAATACCGGCACGCCAACCTGTGCTGGAAATTCAAGGTGAACGCGACTTTGAAGTTTCTTTTTTGGTGCCAAGTAACCTTATTGGAAAAATCAGACAAGGCAGTAAACTCAATGTTCGTATTCCTGTTCTAGGAGATACTAGACAACAAGCACTAGTCAATAAACTCGGGTTTAAAGCCGATGTCAGGGGCGCTTTTCCGGTCAGTGCTGTCATCCAATCGCCGGATCAAAATATAAAGTCAGGCATGGCGGCGGATGTGTTTATCGATGTGAGTCATAAGAATGAAATCATTCTGGTGCCTGAATCAGCGGTAGTTATTGCCGCTAATAACGAAGAGCAAGTATTTGTTTTTGATAACAAAAATAATCAGGTGCATGCGCGTACTATTGTTAGCCAAGTTGTCGATATGAATACTTTACAAGTGACTAAAGGCTTATCTTCAGGGGAAATTATCTGTGTTGCCGGAGCCGAGTTTTTACGCGATGGCCAAGTGGTGAGTTTATATCAAGCTCCTCAACAATAATTTAGTGTCTAGCAAAAGGACGTTTTTATGAATCTTACAAAAATAGCACTAGATAATTCTCGGATGACATGGGTATTACTGGCTCTGGTGATCTTCTTGGGTTTTTCGGTTTATAGTGATTTCCCGAGTCGAGAAGACCCATCTATTCGAATAAATCGCTCATTAATCATCACACAATTTCCAGGTTTGCCACCAGAGCAAGTGGAAAATCTGATCTCTAAAAAAATTGAAGAGCGATTGCGTGAAATTGGCGAAATCGAGTTCATCAATTCTACGTCCACCACTGGACAATCTATCGTCACCATTTCGGCTTTTGAGAATTTACCAGATTTTGA of Thalassotalea fonticola contains these proteins:
- a CDS encoding efflux RND transporter periplasmic adaptor subunit, whose product is MLSLISHSRIFAYIALFFSLLLVSGCDDVVEAEAVSEPIKAIKYLQINPEISALERKLSGYIKAVQRSDLSFQVSGQLLSLNVEVGDHVEVEQSLAILDPAPYQFRVQQAQAELASANAQHKKSKENYLRQKSVFDKNIINQNAMDSALAEYEQAQSSVQLSASKLALAQRDLANTVLKAPFSGMITRRDYQSFEEIPARQPVLEIQGERDFEVSFLVPSNLIGKIRQGSKLNVRIPVLGDTRQQALVNKLGFKADVRGAFPVSAVIQSPDQNIKSGMAADVFIDVSHKNEIILVPESAVVIAANNEEQVFVFDNKNNQVHARTIVSQVVDMNTLQVTKGLSSGEIICVAGAEFLRDGQVVSLYQAPQQ